One region of Bdellovibrio bacteriovorus genomic DNA includes:
- a CDS encoding alpha/beta fold hydrolase gives MKTTILLALLFFGFSAQAALTLPTPANYESGRTLCQKTYANLIAHEKGIYVTVPFDYSNPSLGTTDIYSYFVGGVYDSSKETLLYFTGGPGSTAHWGLFRQAMPYNVLIMEQRGIGCSRPATLAQYLNPEFYSSENVARDAERIRQHLGISKWTVYGISYGTVPATIYSSLFPQATRATILEGVVFDGESGLWDAPHRRKLLQRMLGTLPAEILQKLDQVHTQYGVPAIWLSNYARTQMMYDDGLNKIKERFLGFTDEKKYQEFIKEMVSMFEPINYTPHVLFISNDIPYFMIACQELGLALPNTSTADAYKNGVLTPVVDTESQAHCRQLRAGTKSTYKAERYPLLSPVTYFQGSDDSATPSPQAIKHYKTVPKASKQILIQVRGGHNPNLQLVNTENILQTQIFHIAFKGEKIPKFLVKEFNESEEVFWAFTSN, from the coding sequence ATGAAAACAACGATTCTTTTAGCGCTCTTATTTTTCGGTTTTTCTGCGCAAGCGGCTTTGACTCTGCCAACTCCTGCGAACTACGAATCCGGTCGTACTCTTTGTCAAAAGACTTACGCTAACTTGATAGCCCATGAAAAAGGAATCTACGTCACCGTTCCTTTTGATTATTCCAATCCTTCTTTAGGTACGACTGACATTTATTCTTATTTTGTCGGTGGAGTTTACGACTCTAGCAAAGAAACGCTTTTGTATTTCACAGGTGGCCCGGGCTCAACGGCTCACTGGGGGCTTTTCCGTCAAGCGATGCCATACAATGTTTTGATTATGGAACAGCGAGGAATCGGCTGTTCTCGTCCTGCGACTTTAGCGCAATATCTAAATCCTGAATTCTATTCTTCTGAAAATGTCGCGCGCGATGCCGAAAGAATTCGCCAGCACTTGGGAATTTCGAAGTGGACCGTTTACGGCATTTCTTATGGCACAGTTCCGGCAACCATTTATTCTTCGCTTTTTCCGCAAGCGACCCGCGCGACTATTTTAGAAGGTGTCGTCTTTGATGGCGAATCGGGATTGTGGGATGCGCCTCATCGCCGCAAACTTTTGCAACGTATGCTGGGAACTTTACCGGCGGAGATTCTTCAGAAATTAGATCAAGTTCATACGCAATACGGTGTTCCCGCGATCTGGCTTTCAAATTACGCACGCACTCAGATGATGTATGACGATGGGTTGAACAAAATCAAAGAACGTTTTTTGGGTTTTACCGACGAAAAAAAATATCAAGAGTTCATCAAAGAAATGGTCTCGATGTTTGAGCCTATCAATTACACTCCGCATGTGCTTTTTATCTCTAATGATATTCCATATTTTATGATTGCCTGTCAGGAACTTGGATTGGCTCTGCCAAACACTAGCACCGCCGACGCTTATAAGAATGGAGTTCTTACGCCGGTTGTGGATACGGAGTCGCAAGCCCACTGTCGTCAACTTCGTGCCGGGACAAAGTCCACTTACAAAGCAGAACGCTATCCTTTGTTGTCGCCTGTGACATACTTTCAAGGATCTGATGACAGCGCCACGCCGTCACCACAGGCGATCAAGCACTACAAAACGGTTCCAAAGGCGTCGAAACAAATTTTGATTCAAGTGCGCGGTGGCCATAATCCAAATTTACAACTTGTTAACACCGAAAACATTCTTCAAACTCAAATCTTTCATATTGCTTTTAAGGGAGAAAAAATCCCGAAATTTTTGGTTAAAGAGTTCAACGAATCCGAAGAAGTGTTTTGGGCCTTCACTAGCAACTAA
- a CDS encoding four-helix bundle copper-binding protein, with translation MAMNQIQDSDTAKCINNCLASVRVCTETLHYCLQQKGTAFSGKHIALLQFCADACSISAKLMIADSEFHHQACELSFELCDACAIECERYEDDEVFANCAEVCRRCAESCRGMAGMTVRMPMQGRSEGTQARM, from the coding sequence ATGGCTATGAATCAAATCCAAGATAGCGACACGGCCAAGTGTATTAATAACTGCTTAGCCAGTGTTAGAGTGTGTACTGAAACTCTTCATTATTGTTTGCAACAAAAGGGGACGGCCTTTTCCGGCAAGCATATTGCCCTTCTTCAATTCTGCGCGGACGCGTGCAGTATCTCAGCCAAGTTGATGATCGCGGACTCGGAATTTCATCATCAGGCGTGCGAGCTTTCTTTTGAACTTTGTGATGCTTGTGCCATTGAATGTGAACGCTACGAGGACGACGAAGTTTTCGCCAATTGTGCGGAAGTGTGTCGTCGATGTGCTGAATCCTGCCGGGGCATGGCGGGTATGACTGTGCGAATGCCGATGCAGGGGAGAAGCGAAGGGACTCAAGCTCGTATGTGA
- a CDS encoding Bd3614 family nucleic acid deaminase gives MLAQNRAEHLAFLLKKPGFELAFVEHDGHVYFAHYSQDAVTPSSAVVKLLQGLFDRFVDHSFFILRNRIFTTAPLTEMCRGIIKVVAKRATDLIIPRNHHLDVQSQFSEIGPAEVNVWPSTHLPEPVFTRSQSLFAGGALNENLITLRQTALSLASQVPRGEILHDYDRDIAAVLVDAEGHLLSFGVNANSKNKTLHAEVNLLQGFYRRRASKIPAHAILYSTHKPCKMCAGMIYHWSEDPASLRVYYTVEEKGSLSRETILDKMSLNKPFPAL, from the coding sequence ATGTTGGCGCAAAATCGGGCAGAACACCTAGCATTTTTACTTAAAAAACCGGGCTTCGAACTCGCTTTTGTCGAGCACGATGGTCATGTTTATTTTGCGCACTACAGTCAGGACGCGGTCACGCCTTCATCGGCAGTGGTTAAGCTTCTTCAGGGCCTCTTCGATCGCTTTGTCGATCATAGCTTCTTCATTCTTAGAAACCGCATTTTTACGACGGCCCCGCTCACGGAAATGTGCCGTGGAATAATTAAGGTTGTTGCTAAAAGGGCGACCGACTTAATCATCCCGCGCAACCACCACCTGGATGTCCAGTCGCAGTTTTCTGAAATCGGTCCAGCCGAAGTGAACGTATGGCCTTCGACCCACTTGCCAGAACCGGTGTTTACGCGATCTCAAAGTCTGTTTGCGGGAGGCGCATTGAATGAGAACTTAATTACCTTGAGGCAAACCGCCCTTTCCTTGGCATCACAGGTACCACGCGGAGAAATCCTGCACGACTATGACCGGGATATTGCCGCTGTTCTCGTCGATGCGGAAGGCCACCTTTTAAGCTTTGGAGTGAATGCAAACTCGAAAAATAAAACCCTGCATGCCGAAGTGAACCTGTTACAGGGTTTTTATCGAAGAAGGGCTTCGAAAATCCCGGCACACGCCATTCTGTATTCGACTCATAAGCCCTGTAAAATGTGTGCGGGAATGATTTATCACTGGAGTGAAGACCCCGCGTCCTTGCGGGTTTATTATACGGTCGAAGAAAAAGGCTCATTATCCAGAGAGACCATTTTGGATAAGATGAGCCTTAATAAGCCATTTCCTGCTCTGTAA
- a CDS encoding PAS domain-containing hybrid sensor histidine kinase/response regulator has protein sequence MTNQVYDALLNSNAVIEFDAHGFILWANRNYLNIMGYELEEIVGQHHSMFLPENSQHELSYQQMWYQLAQGQTQIGEFKRVTKTKKEVWIQGSYTPVRHPNGQVMKIIKMVIDITEKKRLAENLEKKNKELASTAEKAKAATYAKSVFLANMSHEIRTPLNSIIGITDTLAETKLDNQQASFVEILQRANNQLMTIINDVLDLSKVEAGEMELKMLPFHLQKLLDDLTSVLGFRAKEKGLRLSIEVDPDVDSFYIGDADRLRQVLMNLLNNAIKFTHGGEISLRVTRNRTSRPGNVLFCVADTGIGISRSKFKDIFQPFTQADPTTTRRYGGTGLGLSITKNIVEMMQGQIWLESEVGMGSVFYFTATLKPTLEKLNNFAQLPQKRKEEDLRNSLTKERLKILIVDDVDDNRALFGIYLQNTIHSISYAESGVDAVQLVEKEHFDIIFMDVQMPEMDGYEATRRIRAMEREMNRPVTKIFACTANAFAEDVQKSLQAGCDKHLSKPIRKDTLLKTILATFTEQEMAY, from the coding sequence ATGACCAATCAAGTCTATGACGCTTTACTAAATTCAAACGCGGTGATCGAGTTCGACGCTCACGGATTTATCCTTTGGGCAAATCGCAATTACTTGAACATCATGGGATACGAATTAGAAGAAATCGTAGGCCAACACCACTCTATGTTCTTGCCTGAAAACTCGCAGCACGAACTTTCTTATCAACAAATGTGGTATCAACTTGCTCAAGGGCAAACGCAGATCGGTGAATTCAAACGGGTCACAAAAACTAAAAAAGAGGTTTGGATCCAGGGCTCTTACACACCGGTTCGTCATCCTAACGGTCAAGTGATGAAGATCATCAAAATGGTGATCGACATCACCGAGAAAAAACGCCTGGCCGAAAACTTAGAGAAGAAAAATAAAGAACTCGCTTCAACGGCCGAAAAAGCCAAAGCGGCGACCTATGCTAAGTCCGTTTTTCTGGCGAACATGAGCCATGAGATTCGTACGCCATTAAACTCGATCATCGGGATCACAGATACTTTGGCCGAAACGAAGTTGGATAACCAACAAGCTTCCTTCGTTGAGATCCTTCAGCGCGCGAACAATCAGCTGATGACAATCATCAACGACGTTTTGGATCTTTCCAAAGTGGAAGCCGGTGAAATGGAACTAAAGATGCTGCCGTTCCATTTGCAGAAGCTTTTGGATGATCTCACTTCCGTCTTAGGATTCCGTGCAAAAGAAAAGGGCCTGAGGCTAAGCATTGAAGTCGATCCCGACGTGGATTCTTTCTACATTGGGGACGCGGACCGTCTTCGCCAGGTGCTTATGAATCTTTTAAATAACGCGATCAAGTTCACACACGGTGGAGAAATCTCGTTGCGGGTGACTCGCAACCGCACTTCTCGTCCCGGAAACGTTCTTTTCTGCGTAGCGGATACGGGCATTGGAATTTCGCGATCTAAATTCAAAGATATTTTCCAACCATTCACACAGGCCGACCCGACCACCACTCGTCGATACGGAGGGACCGGGCTAGGTCTTTCGATTACGAAAAACATTGTCGAAATGATGCAAGGACAAATCTGGCTTGAAAGTGAAGTGGGTATGGGAAGCGTGTTCTACTTCACCGCGACGCTAAAACCGACTTTGGAAAAGCTCAATAACTTTGCGCAGCTTCCGCAAAAAAGAAAAGAAGAAGATCTTAGAAATAGTTTAACTAAAGAACGCTTAAAAATTCTGATCGTCGATGATGTTGATGATAATCGTGCCTTGTTCGGGATCTATTTACAGAACACGATACATTCAATTTCTTATGCAGAAAGCGGCGTCGATGCGGTTCAGTTGGTTGAAAAAGAACATTTCGACATTATCTTTATGGACGTTCAGATGCCCGAAATGGACGGTTATGAAGCCACTCGCCGCATTCGCGCAATGGAAAGAGAGATGAATCGTCCCGTTACGAAAATCTTTGCTTGTACAGCGAATGCCTTCGCTGAAGACGTTCAAAAAAGTTTGCAAGCCGGATGCGATAAACATTTGTCCAAACCGATCCGCAAAGACACTTTGCTGAAAACAATTCTTGCGACTTTTACAGAGCAGGAAATGGCTTATTAA
- a CDS encoding fibronectin type III domain-containing protein, with the protein MKIAVSLFAFALTLALTSPSLAEEGHGGGGHGGLAEKMNALFPPKQPVPAKREVPATPQIASPAYFSEVKADKAALQWKAVEGASEYHVQLATDPNFKWLVANEYHVKGTSFEATGLEAGKHYYWRVAAVADANWSTFRKSFFATSMFATPAK; encoded by the coding sequence ATGAAGATCGCTGTATCTCTATTCGCATTCGCTTTGACTCTAGCTCTTACATCTCCGTCTTTGGCGGAAGAAGGCCATGGTGGCGGCGGTCACGGTGGATTGGCTGAAAAAATGAATGCCTTGTTCCCACCAAAACAACCAGTTCCTGCGAAACGAGAAGTTCCAGCGACTCCACAAATCGCTTCACCTGCTTATTTCTCTGAAGTGAAAGCGGATAAAGCGGCTTTGCAATGGAAAGCTGTTGAAGGCGCTTCTGAATACCACGTGCAATTGGCCACAGATCCTAACTTTAAATGGTTGGTCGCTAACGAATACCACGTTAAAGGCACTTCTTTTGAAGCCACAGGTTTGGAAGCTGGTAAACACTACTACTGGAGAGTCGCGGCTGTTGCTGATGCAAACTGGTCTACATTCCGTAAGAGCTTCTTTGCGACTTCTATGTTTGCAACTCCAGCGAAATAG